A portion of the Gemmatimonas sp. genome contains these proteins:
- a CDS encoding OmpA family protein, giving the protein MMRSSRLLLVMMSSSLMLGACKKKTVAPAPTPAPTPTERAPERTTPRAAPVDTMAAYNEKVAAARMRLLETIFFEYDADELRDDAREALDAKIAILNVNPGLRIRIAGHCDERGSDEYNIALGRRRSEAAKRYLTDRGIDASRIETSSFGRERPAVPGTTEDAWSKNRRDEFEITAGGETLKPAS; this is encoded by the coding sequence ATGATGCGTTCCTCTCGTCTGCTGCTGGTCATGATGTCCTCGTCGCTGATGCTTGGCGCCTGCAAGAAGAAGACGGTGGCCCCGGCCCCGACGCCGGCTCCCACGCCGACGGAGCGGGCGCCCGAGCGCACCACCCCTCGTGCGGCTCCGGTCGACACCATGGCGGCGTACAACGAGAAGGTGGCGGCGGCGCGCATGCGTCTCCTCGAGACCATCTTCTTCGAATACGACGCCGACGAGCTGCGTGACGATGCCCGCGAGGCCCTCGATGCGAAGATCGCGATCCTGAACGTGAATCCGGGGCTGCGCATCCGCATCGCCGGACATTGCGACGAGCGCGGCAGTGACGAGTACAACATCGCGCTCGGCCGTCGCCGCTCCGAGGCGGCCAAGCGCTATCTCACCGATCGCGGGATCGACGCGTCGCGCATCGAAACGTCGTCGTTCGGTCGCGAGCGTCCGGCGGTGCCGGGAACGACCGAAGACGCGTGGTCCAAGAATCGTCGCGACGAGTTCGAGATCACGGCCGGTGGCGAGACCCTGAAGCCGGCCAGCTGA
- a CDS encoding TonB C-terminal domain-containing protein: protein MAVHGALVAFLLWAGTRPAESRPPVYRVELVGQAGPRQAGVETPTTEATASQQDVAGAERVEEEKTIPAPTKAKKVLPSPKATPSTDRTKKGGARNAPSPTATKSNAAPRSGAGATGTRGADVANVRTDGIAFPYPGYLSNIVRQIALNWSPRRVSAALVTELKFMIRRDGTVVGIEVVKRSGDRLYDLDAMGAIEAVGSTRSFGALPAGWADDVLVVYFTFDYALRPQ from the coding sequence ATGGCCGTCCATGGCGCACTCGTGGCCTTCCTGCTGTGGGCAGGGACGCGGCCGGCGGAATCCCGCCCGCCGGTTTATCGGGTCGAGTTGGTCGGGCAGGCCGGCCCCCGTCAGGCGGGTGTCGAGACGCCGACCACGGAGGCCACGGCGTCGCAGCAGGACGTTGCCGGGGCGGAGCGTGTCGAAGAGGAGAAGACGATCCCTGCGCCGACCAAGGCGAAGAAGGTCTTGCCGTCTCCCAAGGCCACGCCCTCCACCGATCGGACCAAGAAAGGGGGAGCCCGCAACGCACCGTCGCCCACGGCAACCAAGAGCAACGCGGCGCCCAGGTCTGGCGCCGGTGCCACCGGCACGCGCGGGGCGGACGTGGCGAATGTGCGCACGGATGGGATCGCGTTCCCGTATCCCGGGTACCTGTCCAACATCGTGCGTCAGATAGCTCTCAACTGGTCGCCACGGCGCGTGTCGGCGGCGCTGGTCACGGAGCTCAAGTTCATGATACGCCGCGACGGCACCGTGGTTGGCATCGAGGTGGTCAAGCGCTCCGGTGACCGGCTATACGACCTCGATGCCATGGGAGCCATCGAGGCGGTCGGGAGTACCCGGAGCTTCGGTGCGCTCCCGGCCGGATGGGCCGACGATGTGCTGGTGGTCTATTTCACTTTCGATTACGCGCTGCGTCCGCAGTGA
- a CDS encoding biopolymer transporter ExbD — translation MRRGRRGERLGVNAEINVVSLIDVMMLLMIIFMITAPMMQGGVDIALPTAEVKPLEPKNGLVVTVDRRGQIFVDDTKLTFEEFAGSIKALSDRKGAGGVFVRADAGVDYGTVIRVVAAMKARGITEVGLVAEPDEPR, via the coding sequence ATGCGCCGCGGCCGTCGTGGTGAACGTCTCGGGGTGAACGCCGAAATCAACGTCGTTTCTCTCATCGACGTGATGATGCTGCTGATGATCATTTTCATGATCACAGCCCCGATGATGCAGGGGGGGGTGGACATTGCCCTGCCCACGGCGGAGGTCAAGCCGCTCGAGCCGAAGAACGGCCTGGTGGTCACCGTGGATCGCCGCGGTCAGATTTTTGTCGATGACACCAAGCTCACCTTCGAGGAGTTCGCCGGCAGCATCAAGGCGCTCTCTGATCGCAAGGGCGCGGGGGGCGTCTTCGTGCGTGCGGACGCCGGCGTGGACTACGGCACGGTCATCCGCGTGGTGGCCGCCATGAAGGCGCGTGGCATCACCGAGGTCGGGCTGGTCGCCGAGCCCGACGAGCCGCGCTGA
- a CDS encoding MotA/TolQ/ExbB proton channel family protein, whose product MTGVGALSGALLLLQLSTQGGAAAPRSFVQLILTSDPVTKAVLGLLAVLSLLSWAIMFAKWRTFSSAESGGNAFVREFERARGIDEAMMLAQRSKPSPFTAVFARAVQFLNDTKPALGATSDRTARLSGSQVEALRLLLDSQTGREREALGRFVPWLATVGSVSPLIGLFGTVLGVIEAFEGIATKGSGNIGAVAPGIATALIATAAALAVAIPAAFAYNVFAARLNRLDNELEGFGSELIALMVREGRI is encoded by the coding sequence GTGACGGGGGTCGGGGCGTTGTCCGGTGCCCTGCTGCTCCTGCAGCTGTCCACGCAGGGCGGCGCTGCCGCGCCACGTTCGTTTGTGCAGCTGATTCTCACCAGCGACCCGGTGACCAAGGCGGTCCTCGGGTTGCTGGCGGTGCTGTCGTTGCTGTCGTGGGCCATCATGTTCGCGAAGTGGCGCACGTTCAGCAGTGCCGAGTCGGGGGGCAACGCCTTCGTGCGCGAGTTCGAACGGGCGCGGGGCATCGACGAGGCCATGATGCTGGCGCAGCGGTCGAAGCCCAGTCCGTTCACGGCGGTCTTCGCTCGGGCCGTGCAGTTCCTCAACGATACCAAGCCGGCCTTGGGAGCCACTTCCGACCGCACGGCGAGGCTCTCCGGGTCGCAGGTCGAGGCGCTCCGTCTGCTGCTCGATTCACAGACCGGGCGCGAGCGGGAAGCGCTGGGGCGGTTCGTTCCGTGGCTGGCGACGGTAGGTAGCGTGAGTCCGCTCATCGGACTGTTCGGCACCGTGTTGGGTGTGATCGAGGCATTTGAGGGAATCGCCACGAAGGGATCGGGGAACATCGGGGCGGTGGCTCCGGGAATTGCCACGGCCCTCATCGCCACGGCAGCGGCGCTCGCCGTGGCCATTCCCGCGGCTTTCGCCTACAACGTGTTTGCGGCACGCCTCAATCGCCTCGACAATGAGCTTGAGGGTTTCGGGTCCGAGCTCATCGCCCTGATGGTTCGCGAAGGGCGGATCTGA
- a CDS encoding NAD-dependent epimerase/dehydratase family protein, whose amino-acid sequence MAKSVLVTGGAGFIGSHVADRFVAEGWTVTILDDLSSGREENLPASARFVRGCITSAEASALVHDGSFDVICHLAAQIDVRRSVNDPVYDATRNVLGTLNIMEAVRASGYPTRTVFSSTGGALYGDFDPPPSTEAFAKDPEAPYGIAKLAVEYYLAYYGRVHGLETVALRYGNVYGPRQDPHGEAGVVAIFCNRLLDGRPLTVFGDGEQTRDYVYAGDVARANFLAATRELPPKGRLDARAFNIGTSLETTVNALAETLRTVSGATAPIEYAPARPGELARSALQTDKARAVLGWAPEVSLADGLANTYRFFADRRARLAAEATA is encoded by the coding sequence ATGGCGAAATCAGTCCTGGTGACGGGAGGTGCCGGGTTCATCGGCTCACACGTGGCAGATCGCTTCGTGGCAGAAGGCTGGACCGTCACCATTCTCGACGACTTGTCCAGTGGTCGCGAAGAGAACCTCCCGGCATCCGCTCGGTTCGTGCGTGGGTGCATTACGTCGGCGGAGGCGTCGGCGCTGGTCCATGATGGAAGCTTCGACGTGATCTGTCATCTGGCGGCGCAGATCGACGTGCGACGCAGCGTCAATGATCCGGTGTATGATGCGACGCGCAACGTGCTCGGTACGCTCAACATCATGGAGGCGGTGCGCGCCAGCGGTTATCCGACACGCACGGTGTTCTCGTCCACGGGCGGTGCGCTGTATGGCGATTTCGATCCCCCGCCAAGCACGGAAGCGTTCGCCAAGGATCCGGAAGCGCCGTACGGCATCGCGAAGCTGGCGGTCGAGTATTACCTGGCGTACTACGGCCGCGTCCACGGCCTCGAGACGGTCGCCTTGCGCTACGGGAACGTCTATGGGCCACGGCAGGATCCGCACGGCGAGGCCGGGGTTGTGGCGATCTTCTGTAATCGGCTGCTCGATGGCCGCCCGCTCACGGTGTTTGGCGACGGTGAACAGACGCGGGATTACGTGTACGCCGGCGATGTGGCGCGCGCCAATTTTCTGGCGGCCACGCGCGAGCTGCCGCCCAAGGGGCGCCTTGACGCGCGCGCCTTCAACATCGGCACCAGTCTCGAGACGACGGTCAACGCGCTCGCCGAGACACTGCGCACGGTGTCCGGGGCAACTGCGCCCATTGAGTATGCGCCCGCCCGCCCGGGCGAGTTGGCCCGGTCGGCGCTGCAGACGGACAAGGCGCGTGCCGTGCTTGGCTGGGCGCCGGAGGTGTCTCTGGCTGACGGACTCGCCAACACCTATCGGTTTTTCGCCGATCGTCGCGCGCGGCTGGCCGCTGAGGCCACGGCGTGA
- a CDS encoding LysM peptidoglycan-binding domain-containing protein, whose translation MRAANRAHASTAVTDSPARAVLSRLLIAALATLALLLVWRPAMLHAQSTPSAASEASTRVHVVKRGETLWGLAARYHGDGHQWQSLARSNGLSVAAEPPLRVGMRLKVPARPAVRGPKAGEVAAAPADSTVPRAALAKAGEGTLPPVPEATPAKSPAGSLAAQTAGKGNAGRTGARAASAAPVAPAAPTPAPSATTAKVAATADTGRAGLSPSVGTLVGERGARRVGLVDQEVAMASRKANEIATVFHRDLPDAAEAERRTRAVLRPNTPAPRVAEFQSAPFVMAEAVLAKAGRLAGRVGSSQSTGDAYPQRAIMTDQVELQAPALQNYKVGDRLIAFGPPSLLVRGQLLVQPTGVLEVVKAEAGKPALAMVRRQSGRIEEGQHLLPAPEGSAPWVKATRLDTPDVSATIAWLDPHEGQPTLQSFMLLSAGSAGGLMAGDELAIYRRIAQGTTEALAATVRVVRADRDHATAIITQQYQTDIAVGMTARRYAKAP comes from the coding sequence ATGCGCGCTGCCAATCGGGCGCACGCCTCCACCGCCGTCACGGACAGCCCTGCGAGAGCCGTGCTGTCCCGTCTTCTCATTGCGGCTCTGGCCACGCTGGCCCTGCTGCTCGTCTGGCGCCCCGCCATGCTGCACGCGCAGAGCACGCCGTCGGCAGCATCCGAGGCGTCCACGCGGGTGCATGTGGTGAAGCGGGGCGAAACCCTATGGGGGCTCGCCGCGCGCTACCATGGCGACGGTCACCAGTGGCAGTCGTTGGCCCGCTCGAATGGACTGTCTGTGGCAGCCGAACCGCCGCTCCGCGTGGGAATGCGGTTGAAGGTTCCGGCGCGTCCTGCGGTCCGTGGGCCGAAGGCCGGCGAGGTCGCGGCGGCCCCTGCTGACAGTACAGTGCCCAGGGCCGCCCTTGCCAAGGCCGGCGAAGGTACGCTGCCGCCTGTTCCCGAGGCCACGCCGGCCAAGTCGCCCGCGGGTTCCCTTGCCGCGCAGACAGCGGGGAAGGGGAATGCCGGGCGCACTGGCGCGCGCGCGGCATCGGCGGCACCGGTGGCACCTGCTGCGCCGACTCCTGCGCCGAGCGCGACGACCGCCAAGGTGGCGGCGACCGCCGACACCGGGCGCGCCGGTCTCAGCCCGAGTGTGGGCACGCTGGTGGGCGAGCGCGGCGCGCGTCGAGTCGGGCTGGTCGATCAGGAAGTTGCCATGGCGTCGCGCAAGGCGAATGAGATCGCGACCGTCTTCCATCGAGATCTTCCGGATGCCGCCGAGGCGGAGCGGCGTACGCGGGCGGTCCTGCGGCCGAACACACCGGCGCCGCGCGTTGCCGAATTTCAGTCGGCGCCGTTCGTGATGGCCGAGGCGGTGCTTGCCAAGGCGGGCCGTTTGGCCGGACGCGTCGGATCGTCGCAGTCCACCGGCGATGCGTATCCCCAGCGGGCCATCATGACCGATCAGGTCGAGCTGCAAGCCCCGGCGCTGCAGAACTACAAGGTGGGCGACCGTCTCATCGCCTTTGGCCCCCCCTCGCTGCTGGTGCGTGGGCAGTTGCTGGTGCAACCGACTGGCGTGCTCGAGGTGGTGAAGGCCGAGGCAGGGAAGCCTGCGCTGGCGATGGTGCGACGGCAGTCCGGGCGCATTGAAGAGGGGCAGCACCTGCTGCCTGCTCCCGAAGGCAGTGCGCCGTGGGTGAAGGCCACACGTCTGGACACCCCGGATGTGTCGGCCACCATTGCCTGGCTCGACCCCCACGAGGGACAGCCGACCCTGCAGAGCTTCATGCTGCTCTCGGCCGGGAGTGCCGGCGGCCTGATGGCTGGCGATGAACTGGCGATCTACCGCCGGATTGCGCAGGGCACGACCGAAGCGCTCGCTGCGACGGTGCGTGTGGTACGGGCCGATCGTGATCATGCCACGGCCATCATCACCCAGCAGTATCAGACCGACATTGCGGTCGGCATGACGGCGCGTCGCTACGCAAAAGCGCCCTGA
- the ssb gene encoding single-stranded DNA-binding protein, protein MSRSLNKAILIGNVGGDPEVRTVGTGGRVATFSLATGRQWTDQSGNKQEKTEWHRCVVWNSGRGTGLADVVEKYVRKGEKIYVEGEIEYRQWTDKEGQTKYTTEIKVKELMLLGGRAGGMGGGDDMDAAPRRAAPSSPAAPRKAATPAGADDFNDFPGALNDEDDDLPF, encoded by the coding sequence AGCCTGAACAAGGCCATTCTCATTGGCAACGTCGGGGGAGATCCCGAAGTCCGTACCGTCGGGACCGGCGGCCGAGTCGCGACGTTCTCACTGGCGACGGGCCGCCAGTGGACGGATCAGAGTGGCAACAAGCAGGAAAAGACGGAGTGGCATCGCTGCGTCGTATGGAACAGCGGGCGCGGGACCGGCCTCGCGGATGTCGTCGAGAAGTACGTGCGCAAGGGCGAAAAGATCTACGTCGAGGGAGAGATCGAGTACCGCCAGTGGACGGACAAGGAGGGGCAGACCAAGTACACCACTGAGATCAAGGTCAAGGAACTCATGCTGCTTGGTGGTCGCGCTGGCGGTATGGGCGGTGGAGATGACATGGACGCGGCGCCGCGCCGTGCGGCCCCATCATCACCCGCTGCCCCGCGCAAGGCTGCGACCCCGGCGGGTGCCGACGATTTCAATGATTTCCCTGGCGCCCTCAACGACGAAGACGACGACCTGCCGTTCTGA